TACCCAAGCATGGGAAACAGCGAGTCTTGGTACAGCCTTCTTTAATACGATGGTGATTACTGCATGTGCAGCCGTCCTGTTGATTATCTTTGGCTCGCTTGCAGCGTATCCTTTGGCGCGTTTGAATACGAGATTGAATAAGTTCGTTTATTTTCTTTTTATCGCTATCATGATTATTCCACCATTGACTGCACTTGTTCCGTTGTACCAGCTGGTCGTGGATATCGGGTTGATGAACACGAGGACGGTTGCCATTCTGAATAACTTGGCTGCGTTTCTTCCTTTGACGATTTTCTTATATGCGGGCTTCATCCGGTCGACTGTACCGAAGGAGCTGGAAGAGGCAGCAAAAATGGATGGGGCCAACACGTTGATGATTTTCTTCCGTGTTGTATTTCCACTTCTCAAGCCGATTACCGCGACGGTATTAATCATCTCCTGTGTATTTATCTGGAATGATTATCAATTTGCAATCTTCTTCCTTCAGGATAAAGAAGTACAGACACTGACGGTAGCCTTGGCCGGCTTCTTCGGGCAGAATCAAAACAACTTGAATCTGGTCGCCTCTGCTGCTCTTATGTCCATGCTTCCAATGACGATTCTATTTCTATTTCTACAGAAGTATTTTGTTGCTGGTCTATCTTCAGGATCTATTAAAGGCTAATCTATTAAGAGTTAGGAGAATATATCATGTCCAAAATTACATTCTTAGGTGCAGGAAGCACGATTTTCGCTAAAAACGTACTTGGTGACTGTATGCTCACTCCGAGTATTCAAGGATTTGAATTTGCCCTGTTCGATATCGACCAGCAGCGGTTGAGTGAGTCGGATCGAATGTTGAAAAACTTGAAAGAGAGTACGGGGAGTACCGTGACCGTGAAAGCTTATACGGATCGTAAAGAAGCTCTTCGTGGCGCCAAATATGTCATCAATGCGATTCAAGTTGGAGGGTATAAGCCAAGTACCGTAATCGACTTCGACATTCCGAAGAAATACGGCCTGCGTCAAACGATTGCAGACACGGTGGGGATTGGCGGGATATTCCGTGCTTTGCGCACGATTCCGGTAATGATGGATTTTGCTCAGGATATTGAGGAAGTTTGTCCAGACGCTCTCTTCCTTAATTATACGAACCCGATGGCCGCGCTTACAGGGGCAATGCTCCACCACACTTCCGTCCAAACGGTCGGCCTCTGCCACAGCGTTCAAGCAGCAGTACCCGAATTGTTTCGATCGTTAAATATGGATGATACGGACATCCAGTGGAAAATTGCCGGCATCAATCATATGGCATGGCTTCTTGAAGTGAAGAAGGACGGCAAAGATCTTTATCCGGAAATCAAAAGGCGTGCACAGGAAAAGCAGAAAGAGAAACATGATGATATGGTGCGTTTTGAATTGATGAACCGCTTCGGATACTATGTGACGGAATCGTCGGAACATAATGCGGAGTATCATCCGTACTTTATCAAAGGTCGTTATCCGGAATTGATTGAGCGGTTCCATATACCTCTCGATGAATATCCTCGCCGCTGTGTGAAGCAGATCAGCGATTGGGAGAAGATGAGGGAGGAAGTCGTGCATAATTCGAATTTGACCCATGAGCGGACACATGAATATGCTTCCTATATCATCGATGCGATGGAAACAGATCGTCCGTTCCGCCTTCATGGTAATGTATTAAATACAGGAGGACTTATTTCAAATCTTCCGAACAAGGCGGTCGTAGAGGTCCCCTGTCTTGTCGATAGAAATGGTGTCACTCCATGCCGTATCGGTGACTTGCCGGAGCAGTTGGCAGCCTTGAACCGCACGAATATAAATACCCAGCTGTTGACGATCGAAGCAGCTATCACCGGCAAGCGTGATCATATCTATCACGCCGCGATGCTCGATCCTCATACGGCTGCAGAGCTGTCGCTCGATGATATCGTCTCTCTTTGCGATGAGCTCATAGATGCGCACGGGGCTTGGATTCCAAAATTTGAAAAAAGTAATGTTCTTGTATAATTAAAGGAAGAACCGCAGGGGAAAATTCCTCTGCGGTTTTATCTATTAATGAATGGAAAGGTTTAAGAAGGATGGGTTTCGTCAAAAGTACACCAAGAGGAGGAAAACCTATGAAATCCACGAAAAGTTACAAAGAAAGGCTTAAGCAGTTAAATCCGAAGCAGGCAATAGAGAAAGGGCGCGCTCATTTCTCAGAAAAAGAGTATGGGGAGAAACTGCGCCGGTACAGTGGACGCCTCGGCGCGAAGGTCGTCTACTACAGCCTGCTCCTCTATTATGCCTTCCGAAAACCGGAAACGCCCAAGAAAGCGAAGCTCACGATTATGGGTGCCCTCGGTTATTTGATTCTTCCGGTAGACCTCATTCCGGACTTCATACCCGGTGTAGGTTTAGCGGATGACAGTGCCGTGATTGCCTATGCCATCTCCCAGATTATTTCCCATATTGATGAAGAGGTCGAGAGGAAAGCAGAACAGCGGGTCAGCAGGCTTTTCGGAAGGGACTTGGATGAAGAGGAGCGGACGCTTCCTCGGGCTGAGCGGTAGACTTTGTGCTTTAGCGATGCAGGAAAGTACGATATAATAGGCGTGTTTTGAGAAAAAGGAGAATGAACATGCCTTTGCAGACGAAGCCCTTGATAACCGATGGGGATTTTTTTCAACATTTAAATATAAAAAATAAATATAAACAGCCGTTCCGAGAATGTATGGTTCGTACAGCTGCGAAGCTGCTGGACACAACGACGAGTGAAAGCCGTCCGGGTATGCTTCTCGGTAAGGTACAGTCCGGGAAGACGAGGACGTTCCTTGGGGTGATGGGACTGATGTATGATAACGGATTCGATGTCGTCATCCTGTTGACGAAAGGAACGAATGCGCTCGTCAGACAGACATGCAGCCGGTTAGAGGAGGAGTTCGAAGCTCCGCTGAAGGCGGACGCCATGCGGGTGTATGACATTATGAAAATGCCGGATCGACTTTCTAAATATGAATGGTCTCAGAAGCTGGCATTTGTCGTAAAAAAGGAAACCCGCAATCTCGATCGATTGAAGGAAACCATGATTGAGAAGTATCCGGAGCTAGCCGGAAAACGCGTACTGTTCATCGATGATGAAGCGGATTTCGCAAGTGTTGCCTATGAACATAAGCGGGATCAGAACATTACCGAGCTGCGAGTCATCGCAACAAAAATCAATGAACTGCGGCAGTTGCTTGCCCAACCGGCATTTCTTCAGGTAACGGCGACACCGTATTCTCTCTATCTGCAGCCGGAAGACTTAACGTTCCATAAAGGGAAGGTGTTCGAACCGGTCCGGCCTGCGTTCACGGAATTAGTCCCTGTTCACGACCGGTATATCGGAGGGGAAGTCTACTTCGAAATGAGTGAGCAGGAAGGTCATCTTGCTTCCTATCTTTTTCATCCGGTCGAGGAGAAAGAGCTGGAAGTAATGAAGAAAATGGACGGACGCCGTGTGAAGATGGACCGTCTGCTCACCCAGAAGTCTATTGCGAATATCCGTCATGCCGTCATGAACTTCCTTGTAGGCGCAAGCATTCGCCGCTGGCAGCAGCGGGCGATGGGGCAGAAGCGGAAGAAGTATGCCTTTATCATCCACACGGAACGAGGGAAAAGCGCCCACAGCTGGCAGGCGGAATTGATGGAAGGGTTCCGGACGCTTCTGACCGCGGAAGCGGAAAAGCAGTCCGAATTGTTCCGGGAATTGATCCGCACCTCTTTTGTGGGAATCATTCGTTCCGTAAGTAAGTTGAAGAAGCATCCGGTCCCTGAGTTTCCTGATATTTATGAAGAGGTACGCCATTCCCTGCTTGAGGAGCATCTGGTCAGCAGTGTCGTCAACTCGGAAAGGGATATCCGTGATTTGCTTGATGATCAGGGAGAATTGCAGCTGCGCGCCCCGATGAACATTTTTATTGGTGGACAGATTCTGGACCGTGGAGTGACCGTTCATCATTTGATCGGCTTCTTCTATGGAAGGAACCCGAAATCTTTTCAACAGGATACAGTTCTCCAACATTCAAGAATGTACGGAGCCCGTCCTGTCGCAGATCTTGCTGTTACCCGTTTCTATACGACGGTAAAGATTTATGATGTGATGAAGAGGATTCATGAATTTGACGCAGAGCTGCGCCGTGTCTTTGAGAAAGGCGGACATCAGCAGGGCGTTGTCTTCATACAAAGGGATGGAAAGGAAGAGATCCTGCCTTGCAGCCCTAATAAGATCATGCTCTCCAGTCTGACAATGATCAAACCGCATAAAAGGATCCTTCCGATAGGCTTCCAGACGGGATACAAAACGAATATTCAAAAGCATATTCATACTTTGGACAAGCTGATAGATAAGGCGAAGGTGTCTGCTGTCCGGGAAGAAAACGGAGCCTTCCTCATCCGTAAATCCGAAGCTAAAGAGATGCTTCGGATTGTGTATGAAACGCTGGAAATGGAAGAAGGGTACACGTTCCACCTGGATGAGTATGAAGCGTTGATTGATTACCTTTGTGCAGAATCCGATAACGGTGACTATGTATGGTTGTTATCCCGCACTCATCGACAGGTGAAGCGGTTCAAGAAGGATGGGAAGTTCGAAAACTCTCCGGATACTCCAGGTAAAGGCAGCGGAGAGCTTGCATTGGCAAGAAAAGTGGCGGAAAGCTCCCCCGCACTCCTGATGTTGAGACAGGAAGGAAAGAAAGAGAACGGGTGGCGGGGAAGTCCGTTCTGGTGGCCTGTCCTCATTGCCCAGGCCCGAATCGCCCCAACGGTCTATGCGGATAAAATCATAAAATAACAGCGTATGAAAAACTCCGAACGGTCACTCCGTTCGGGGTTTGTTTTTTTCTCATAAGGTGGGAAGAGAAGAAGGAGGAACTTTGGCCGATTTCTCGGATGCTGATGTATAATAGGAATATATACCTGGTATGCAGGATCGGGAAGCAAAGGGGAGAAAGTTCATGCATGAAGAAATACTGGGACAGTATAATTGGTGGCTGGTGGTCTTATCCATCGCCGTCTCCATTCTGTCTTCATATACAGCACTGCTCCTCGTAAGGAGGATGATGCAGACGGAAGGAGCTGTCCGCTGGAAGTGGCTGCTTATCGGAAGTTTGACCTTCGGAGTGGGTATTTGGTCGATGCATTTCGTCGCCATGCTCGCGTACAAAATGGATATGGTCGTTACCTATAAAGCATGGGGAGTAACGCTTAGTGTTATAGCAGCAATATTCTCCAGTTTTCTCGCCTTCTATCTTATCAGCAGGAAAGAGAGAAGATGGTTTCATCATATCTTGGGGAGTGTCCTGATCGGACTGAGTATCGTCTCCATGCATTATATAGGGATGGACGCGATGGAAATGGGGATGCGTATTGAGTATGACCCCCTTTGGGTCGCCCTATCCATTGGTATCGCATTGGCTGCCTCTTTTGCTGCACTCCAATTATTTACGATCTCTGCGAACGTAAAGAGAGAAGAAGCCGACTATACCAATTTAAAATGGTGGGGAAGTTCTTTAGGCATGGGAGCAGCCATTTCCGGCATGCATTATACAGGAATGTATTCGGCCTCTTTCCATCCAATGGAGGAAGAAAAAATTTCCTCCGCAGTACCGGTGATCGATCCGACTCTTCTCGGTTTGTGTATCGCTTTTGGTGTCATGGCGACCATCGGTTTTCTCATTAAGTTGATTGCATTTGATACGAAGATGGAGTCCACGACCGACCGTCTTCATTTGGCGAATCAGATGTACAAGTCCATCGTGGAGTCAGCGAACGATGCGGTGATCACTTCGGATGCGTCGGGTCGTGTCCTCTCTTGGAACAGGGCTGCGGAACGGATTTTCGGTCACAGAAAAGAAGATATGTACGGAAAAAGTCTTCGGAAGCTCACTCCGGGTCCCTACGAAGAAGGTGACCTTTCTAAAATGGTTCAAGTAATCGGAAGGACAGTAGAGCTGGAGGGGCTGCATAAAGCCGGCCATACGTTTCCTGTCGAATTGTCACTGGCTAAGATCGATGACCATGGAAAGGTCTTTTACATAGGCATCATTCGCGATATAACCGAAAGAAAGGAAGCTCATGCAAGGATACAAGAGCTCGTTTTCAAGGATGATTTGACTCAGCTGCCAAACCGTCGTGCGTTGTATGAATATTTGTTTGAATCCATGCAGAAGGAAAAGAGCGATGCTTCGTCGGCTGTCATGTTCCTTGACTTGGATCGCTTCAAACATGTGAACGATGTGTATGGTCATAGGATCGGTGATTTACTTCTGAGCGAAACGGCCGAAAGGATGAGAGGCTGTCTCGACGAGGAGGATTTACTTGTCAGGCAGAGTGGAGATGAATTCGTCGTTGTTCTACCGGAGCCTTCTGAGGGAGAAGCCCGCAGGAAGGCTGAAAGCATCATGAAAGCAATGGCTTTGCCATTTCTTATTGATGACCGGGAAATCTACATGTCTGTATCTATTGGAATCTCGCTCTTTCCGAAAGATGGACATGATTCGGAGCTTATATTGAAGCATGCCGATACTGCGATGTATCAGGCGAAGCAAAGCGGTGGAAATCAATATGTCTTCTTCACGAATCAAATCAGTGCCATGATTTCAAGGAAAGTACAGCTGGAAGCAGGTCTTAGAAAAGCAGTGGAGAGAGGCGAAATAGAGGTTCATTATCAGCCTCAGATTAAAGTCAGTACGGGGGATGTGATTGGATTTGAAGCATTAGTAAGATGGCGTCACCCGCATCTGGGTATGATATCCCCGGCTGAATTCATCCCTATTGCAGAAGAAACGAAGCTCATCATTCCTTTGGGGGAACTGGTATTGCGGGAGGCCTGTGTTCAATTTCAGAAATGGGTGGACGCAGGGTATAAAGTAGAACGGATTGCAGTCAATCTTTCTTCGGTTCAGTTTCGCCAGCCCTCCTTCTTAAAGGTTGTAGAAAGAGTGATGGAAGAAACGGGAATGGCTCCCCGACACTTGGAGTTTGAGTTAACGGAATCTATTGTACAGGATTCTGAAACCGCGATTCCCGTCATGCATGAACTTAAACGACGGGGGTTCACTCTTTCTTTGGATGATTTCGGTACCGGATATTCTTCTCTCAGCTATCTTAAAGACTTCCCGCTCGACACCCTGAAAATCGACAAATCGTTTATACAGACGATAAATGAAAACTATAAGGAACGTGCGGTCGTTGATGCTATTATCAGTATCGCTGCCAAGCTTGATCTCTCTGTCATTGCAGAGGGGGTAGAAACACTCGAGCAGCTCGAATATTTACAAGGAGTCGGATGTGAAGAGTACCAGGGATATTATTTCAGCCCTCCGCTTTCCAGTGAAAAAGTGTGGACTCTACTGAAAAAGTGTGCGCTTAGTCAATAATAGGAACTCCTGTATAAGCTGGAGTTCCTAGATGAACGCGATTGAGAACGAAATATTACACAGGCAGTAGAAAAAATGTATACCTGATGGTAAAATATGTATCATACATAGAGGTTAGGGTAGGTGCATGATACGTCTAAACCCTCCTAAAACGTTGTGCAGGTGCTCTTCTGTCTTAGGGTAACTTGCTCTGTTTTAAGAGGGAAGTGGATGAATGATTGTTCGTTATGTCGAATGATGGAAAGAGAAGGATCTGATTTTGTCTAACTATGGGAGGTTTTACGAAAGATGATTCGAGTAATGATTGTAGACGATCATGCTGTGCTGCGTGATGGAATCGCCCTTGTCTTCCAGTTGGAGAAGGATATGGAAGTCGTTGCTCAGGCAGGTACTGCGGAGGAAGTAAGAAGGAAGGTGCCGATTGTCCAACCGGATATTCTATTGATGGACATCCATCTTCAGGAGGAGTCGGGGATTGAGCTTACCAGGTTTATAAGGGATGAATACCCTGATATGAAAGTGTTGATGCTAACGATTGAGGATGAAGAAATGTATTTGAAGCAAGCACTGCAAGCGGGGGCCTCCGGTTATTTATTGAAGGAAACATCAAGTGAAGAGCTGATCCACGGAGTCCGAAACGTGTACAAAGGCTACTGCGTGATCCCTCCTTCCATGACGGCCCATTTGTTAACAGATAAAACGGGCGGCCGTCATACAAAGAAGCCCTCTACGCTTACACAGCGGGAACAGGAAGTACTTCAGGAACTTGTCAAAGGCTTTACGAACAAAGAAATAGCACACTCCTTGTTTATCAGCGATAAAACAGTGAAAATTCATATCAGTAATATCTATCGGAAGCTTCAGGTGAAAAGTCGTTCTCAGGCGATCCTCTATGCAGTCAGAAATCAGTTGCTGCTGCCGATAGAATCTTTTGAGTGACCCTCCATTTTTGGAGGGTTTTTTCTTTTTTGGAGCAGGCTACTACTTTTGGTATAGATCCGTCTTACAACCTATGTCGTATGCAAATATACCGGATGGAGAATGGTAACGTCGAGGAATGTAGAGGATGATAGATATAAGACATTAGAGTTTGGGAGGTTCTTATGAAACGGAAACAAAGAAGCAAGATCGTTCCTCTGATCCTCCCTGTTTTATACATACCCATGTTCTTCTCCTTGTCAGCTCATTTGGTATCCGGTACAGAAGCTTCGTTCCATGATTATGAGAAGCGATCTATAACGATCGAAACGGCTTCGGTTTTTCCGGAAGCTGCTCAGGAGACGGTGGAGGACATCAGGGAAGCATACGAGCAAGCTGCGTCTCTATACGATGATATACAGGCCGCAGACCATTCTTTGGCAGAATTGAAGGAAAGTGTGCAGGAGTTTGAACGGGCAGCCGATGTTTACGAGAGTTTGTATGAGAAGGCTCTCCATGCTTGGGCAGGGCAGGATGATATCGACTATGTGTCGGAAGCATTTATGGACTTAGACACCCTCCATATGGAGTACGCCAAAATGGACAGCCGTTCCTTACAAGCGCTGGTAGAGGAGAAAGGAAAGGCGGAGGAAGAAGAGAAGCGACAGAAGGAAGTAGAGAAAAAGAAAGCAGAACAGGAAAAGGCAAAAGAACAACAGGAAGTTCAGGGCCGGAAAGAAACGGAAGTGGAAAAAGAAAAGGAAAAATCACCATCACAGCCTTCGGTTGAGACAGAGCAAACGGAAGCAGAGGAGAATGCAGAGGCGGAGCCATCCCATACAGAAAACATGGAGACAGAAGAAACAGACAGCCCTGCAGATACGGAAATGACGGAAGGTGAATTACAGGAAGAGAAGGAAAAGGAGGATGCTTCATGAAAACGGCATTACGCATGATTTATAAGACGTTATCCGTGACTGCTGTTGGTTTGATTGTTGCTTTGGCAATCGTCGTCATTGCGGTCAAGGCGAGCGGCGGCGAGCCTACACTATTCGGCTATCAAATGAAGACGGTGCTGTCAGGATCGATGGAACCTACGTTTCAGACCGGGTCTGTGATCGCGATTGAAATGACGGAAGATCCGTCTGTTTATAAGGAAGGGGACGTCCTTACTTTCATTGATAAAAAGGAGCAGGTCGTCACACACCGGGTGATAGACGTACAGGAGGCCGGCGGGGATGTTTTGTACACGACGCAGGGAGACAATAACGACGGCGCGGATCTCGATCCAGTCCTTTCCGGGAATGTCCTTGGCTCCTATACCGGTTTCACAATTCCTTACCTCGGCTTCGTCCTTAATTATGCCGGGTCCAAAATGGGATCGGCTTTGCTGCTATTCGTCCCAGGTATCCTATTGTTCTTATACGGCGGTTTGACTTTTAGAAAAGCCGTAGTTGATTTCAAGAAACAGCATGAACAGACAGAACCTGCACAAAGGTGATCCATTTCTTATGTTTTTCTACATAAGAGTCTAATCATATAAGGAGGAGATGTCATGAGTTTTTTCAAGAAGGTTAGTGCTGGTGTGGTGACTGCATCTTTAGGTCTATCTTTGATGGGAGGAGGGACATATGCGTATTTCAGTGATACGGAAGAGACGAGTAACACATTCGGGTTAGGGACACTGGATGTTTCCGTGGATCCGGAGGTTATCGTTGATATCGATAATTTGAAGCCCGGCGATACGGTGCTTCGTGAATTTAAACTGGGTAACGAAGGAACGCTTGATATCAAGTCTATCAATCTACTGACAGACTACAGTGTGACGGATGCTGCCGGTGATAATGCCGGAGAAGATATGGGAGATCATATCCGGGTGAACTTCCTCTGGAACTGGGACAAGGAGAGCGAGCCTGTATTTCAGACGACTTTAAGCGAGCTCCAAGCGATGGATCCAGATACAGTAGCTAAAGACGTATTTGATCCTCTATGGAAGCAGCGCGGGGGACTTGATGTCGGTGCAGAAGACACACTTTGGGTGCAATTTGAATTCGTCGATAATGGAGAGGACCAGAATGTGTTCCAGGGTGACAGCATGAATCTCACATGGAAATTCCAGGCGAATCAGGAAGACGGCGTCGATCACGAATAAATGAATACCAGCCATTCTTTTAAAAAAATCGAGGAGTGATGGAATGAAGAAACGAGTCGTTACGTCGACACTGGCCTTGACACTGGCTTTAAGTGGTTTCGGTTTCGGAGCAGGGAGCGTCTCTGCAGAAGAGGCAGCGAAGGTGAAGAACAATGATACCTACGGCACACCATCGTATATCATAGAAAAGTGGGAAATGCCGAAGATGAAGGCGGCTTCCAGTGAGAAAGCAACAGTCGAAAGCATCGCTCTTTCTTATCTGAACTATAAGAATGATTTGTTTAAGCTGAAAGGGAACAGCAAGGACAACTTCCAAGTGCTTGATACTTTAAAGGATGAAGAGAACGGGACATCCCATGTAAGGTTGATCGAACAATATGACGGCGTACCTGTATATGGGGCACATCAGACGGTGGCGTTGAACGATAAGAAAGAAGTGCAGGCTTTCTTTGGTCAAGTCGTTCCCAATCTGGAAGCGAAAGAGCTGGATTCCAAACCGGAACTGACGGATAAGGAAGCAGTAGAGATTGCCAAGGCTTCCATTGAGGACGAAATCGGAAAAGTAGAAGCATATGATGCGGAGCCGTCCAGTGATTTGTATTTCTATGAATATGAAGGTGATTTCCACCTTGCGTTCTTAGTGAAAGCCTCCACTTCTGAGCCGGCACCGGGATACTTCCATTATTTCGTTGACGCTAAAACAGGTGACATTGTGAACCATTATAATGCCATCGACCATGTCAAAGCGTTCGGTGAAGAAGTAAATGGAGACAAGGCAATGTTCGAAGCCGTTTACGAAGAGGGAAGCTATTACTTGTTCGATGAAACGAGGGGCGATGGCATCCACACATTTGACGCTTTAAATATGGATCCGTTCCTCTTCAATCTATTCTCCCAGCTGTTGGGCTATCATGGAGATGAAGTGACAAGCGACCATAAGTTCTTCAGCGATCCGGCTGCGGTCAGTGCCCATAAGAATGCCGGCATTGTCTATGACTACTTCAAAGATACCTTCGACCGCGATTCCTTTGATGACGAAGGTGCGCGGATGATTTCTTCTGTCCATGTCGGAGATAAGTGGAATAATGCCGCATGGAACGGCGTGCAGATGATGTACGGCGACGGTGACGGGGAAACATACCTTCCATTCTCCGGAGCAGTCGATGTCATTGCCCATGAATTGGCGCATGCTGTCACAGACCGGTCTGCGGATCTTGTTTATCAGGATGAACCAGGGGCACTCAATGAATCGATGTCGGACATTTTCGGAGCGATGGTCGACCGGGACGACTGGTTGATGGGGGAAGAAGTAGGCGTCGACGGTGAGCCGCTTCGTTCTATGGAAGACCCGTCCTCTATTCCACATCCATTCTATCCGGATCGAGGATATCCGGATCACTACAGCGAATTATACACAGGCGATCTGGATAACGGAGGCGTTCACATCAATTCGAGTATCAATAACAAAGCGGCGTATCTCCTTGCAGAAGGCGGTACGCACTATGATATCGAGGTTGAAGGAGTAGGGCGCGACGCCACGGAGCAGATCTACTACCGTGCCTTAACGAAATATTTAACAGCGACTTCCGATTTCAGCATGATGAGACAAGCAGCCATTCAATCGGCGATCGATCTTTACGGAGAGGGCTCCCAGGAGGTCACGTCCGTTAACCAGGCGTACGACGCAGTCGGCATCCAATAAAAAGAAAGGAGCTTTTCCAAATGGAAAGGCTCCTTTTGGTATATAATAGGAAAAGGCGCGTCCCACATTTTTTACATATTTACAACAATATGCGTAATCATCCTGCTTTGAAACCCGGTATGACAAGGTTCGTGATAGTTACAAAAATGTCACGCTGAAGCAGGAGCGGTTCGAATATGTTTACAATGGAACGGGACATGTTACAATGACTAGCAGAATGATGCAAAGGAGACATGACATTGAATAAGAAATGGTTATTGGCATTAGTACTTGCTGCATTCGTCGGATTGCTCGCGGCATGTGGCGACAATAGTGAATCATCTGATGATAAAGATAAAGAGAAACAATCTTCGGAACAAGCGGAAGCACCGGAGCCGGATTTGAAGAATATCCCTGACGTTGTGGCAGAAGTGAACGGTGAGAAGATCGAGAAGAAAGAATTTGAAAACACGTATAAGAGTCAGTTCCAAATGGCAGCCATGCAGGCACAAATGTCAGGACAGGAGCTGGATCAGGACCAACTGAAGAAGAGTCTTGCAGAAAGCATGGTTGGTCAGGAGCTGCTGATTCAAGAAGCGGATAATCGTGAACTGACAGCGTCCGAAGAAGAGATTAACAAGAGAATTGATGAAATCGTCGAACAGCAGCCTCAAGTGAAAGATAAAGAAGACTTCATGAAGCAGCTGAAAGACAACGGCGGCATGGATGAAAAAGAAGTCATGTCCCAATTGGAAACTCAGGTGAAAGTCGATAAGCTGATTGCAGAAGAAGCTGGAGATACAGAGCCTTCGGAAGAAGAAGTGAAGAAAGCTTACGACGACATGAAGAAAAGTCAAGAGGACGCAGAAACCAAGCAGGAAGTGCCTGCTTATGAAGACGTGAAACCTCAAATTCAGCAGTCTCTCAAACAGCAGAAAGAAAGCGAAGCGACTCAGAAAATTGTAGACGATCTTCGTGAAAAAGCAGAAGTCAAAGTGAATATCTAATAAAAAATGCCGGGCCCTGTTGGTCCGGCATTTTTTGTGCAGCTAAAGCCTTCAGCCGAACTGTGCTTCATGAAGGCGGCTGTATATACCTTCTGTTGCAAGCAGCTCTTTGTGGCTTCCTTGCTCTGCAATACCATCTTTCGTTACGACCATGATACGGTCGGCATTCTTAATAGTCGCCAACCTGTGGGCGATGACGAGTGTCGTTCTGCCTTCCGTCAATTCATCCAATGACTTTTGGATGGCTACTTCCGTTTCCGTATCCAACGCTGATGTGGCTTCATCGAGAATAAGGATCGGTGGGTTTTTCAAGAACATCCTGGCGATGGCGAGACGCTGTTTTTGGCCGCCGGAAAGCTTAACGCCTCGTTCACCGATCACAGTATCGAGTCCATGAGGCTGCTGTTGAATGAAGTCGTCCAGCCTTGCTCGTAGGGATGCTTCCATAATCTCTTCATCCGTTGCATCCAGATTTCCGTAGGCGATGTTTTCGCGGATCGTCCCGGAGAACAGGAAAACATCCTGCTGCACGATTCCAATTTGACTGCGTAGTGATGTCAGCTGAATGTCACGGATGTCGGTTCCGTCTACGGTGATCCCTCCATCCAAAATTTCGTAAAACCTCGGAAGCAGGCTGCATAACGTCGTCTTACCGGCACCGGACGGCCCGACAAAAGCGACAGTTTCTCCGGAATCAATCGTTAAGTTG
This sequence is a window from Bacillus sp. SB49. Protein-coding genes within it:
- a CDS encoding carbohydrate ABC transporter permease; the protein is MNDSGKKSKKLWTIVAIVISIVHLIPFYILITTAFKANNDFSSRWVLPESWSFQNFTQAWETASLGTAFFNTMVITACAAVLLIIFGSLAAYPLARLNTRLNKFVYFLFIAIMIIPPLTALVPLYQLVVDIGLMNTRTVAILNNLAAFLPLTIFLYAGFIRSTVPKELEEAAKMDGANTLMIFFRVVFPLLKPITATVLIISCVFIWNDYQFAIFFLQDKEVQTLTVALAGFFGQNQNNLNLVASAALMSMLPMTILFLFLQKYFVAGLSSGSIKG
- a CDS encoding alpha-glucosidase/alpha-galactosidase gives rise to the protein MSKITFLGAGSTIFAKNVLGDCMLTPSIQGFEFALFDIDQQRLSESDRMLKNLKESTGSTVTVKAYTDRKEALRGAKYVINAIQVGGYKPSTVIDFDIPKKYGLRQTIADTVGIGGIFRALRTIPVMMDFAQDIEEVCPDALFLNYTNPMAALTGAMLHHTSVQTVGLCHSVQAAVPELFRSLNMDDTDIQWKIAGINHMAWLLEVKKDGKDLYPEIKRRAQEKQKEKHDDMVRFELMNRFGYYVTESSEHNAEYHPYFIKGRYPELIERFHIPLDEYPRRCVKQISDWEKMREEVVHNSNLTHERTHEYASYIIDAMETDRPFRLHGNVLNTGGLISNLPNKAVVEVPCLVDRNGVTPCRIGDLPEQLAALNRTNINTQLLTIEAAITGKRDHIYHAAMLDPHTAAELSLDDIVSLCDELIDAHGAWIPKFEKSNVLV
- a CDS encoding YkvA family protein; amino-acid sequence: MKSTKSYKERLKQLNPKQAIEKGRAHFSEKEYGEKLRRYSGRLGAKVVYYSLLLYYAFRKPETPKKAKLTIMGALGYLILPVDLIPDFIPGVGLADDSAVIAYAISQIISHIDEEVERKAEQRVSRLFGRDLDEEERTLPRAER
- a CDS encoding Z1 domain-containing protein — its product is MPLQTKPLITDGDFFQHLNIKNKYKQPFRECMVRTAAKLLDTTTSESRPGMLLGKVQSGKTRTFLGVMGLMYDNGFDVVILLTKGTNALVRQTCSRLEEEFEAPLKADAMRVYDIMKMPDRLSKYEWSQKLAFVVKKETRNLDRLKETMIEKYPELAGKRVLFIDDEADFASVAYEHKRDQNITELRVIATKINELRQLLAQPAFLQVTATPYSLYLQPEDLTFHKGKVFEPVRPAFTELVPVHDRYIGGEVYFEMSEQEGHLASYLFHPVEEKELEVMKKMDGRRVKMDRLLTQKSIANIRHAVMNFLVGASIRRWQQRAMGQKRKKYAFIIHTERGKSAHSWQAELMEGFRTLLTAEAEKQSELFRELIRTSFVGIIRSVSKLKKHPVPEFPDIYEEVRHSLLEEHLVSSVVNSERDIRDLLDDQGELQLRAPMNIFIGGQILDRGVTVHHLIGFFYGRNPKSFQQDTVLQHSRMYGARPVADLAVTRFYTTVKIYDVMKRIHEFDAELRRVFEKGGHQQGVVFIQRDGKEEILPCSPNKIMLSSLTMIKPHKRILPIGFQTGYKTNIQKHIHTLDKLIDKAKVSAVREENGAFLIRKSEAKEMLRIVYETLEMEEGYTFHLDEYEALIDYLCAESDNGDYVWLLSRTHRQVKRFKKDGKFENSPDTPGKGSGELALARKVAESSPALLMLRQEGKKENGWRGSPFWWPVLIAQARIAPTVYADKIIK